A window of the Mesorhizobium opportunistum WSM2075 genome harbors these coding sequences:
- a CDS encoding aspartate aminotransferase family protein, with protein MLVSQSLPANASADAGASAQERALLERRARLLGPTYRAFYRNPIHLVRGSGVWLYDAQGRKFLDAYNNVASIGHCHPRVVEALSGQAATLNTHTRYLSEIILDYAEKLLGMLPAHLGHAMFTCTGSEANDLAIRIAQHASGGTGVIITDFAYHGATIATAQLSPAAVGAKGVPAQHRTVAAPDTFRDHGRAARDFARNVAAAIEDMRAQNIRPAALLLDSAFSSDGIFFPDAAAMREAADHVRRAGGIVIADEVQSGFGRLGQGMWGFANYGIEPDIVTMGKPIGDGHPMGAVIVRPQLVASFGSNTGYFNTFGGNPVAAAVGIAVLDVIEGEGLIENARNVGAYTGELLRALQSRHGMVADVRHNGLYFGVELTAEGDETLAATKTAAVVEAMRQDGVLISSCGPRGNVLKIRPPLPFARDNAEQLAETLDRALSQW; from the coding sequence ATGCTCGTGTCCCAGTCCTTGCCCGCCAATGCCTCTGCCGATGCCGGCGCTTCGGCGCAAGAGCGCGCGTTGCTCGAACGCCGCGCCAGATTGCTTGGCCCGACCTACCGCGCCTTCTACCGCAACCCGATCCATCTGGTGCGCGGCAGCGGCGTCTGGCTCTACGATGCGCAGGGCCGCAAATTCCTCGACGCCTACAACAATGTCGCCTCGATTGGACACTGCCATCCGCGCGTCGTCGAGGCGCTATCGGGGCAGGCCGCCACGCTCAACACCCACACGCGCTATCTCAGCGAGATCATCCTCGACTACGCTGAAAAACTGCTCGGCATGCTTCCGGCCCATCTTGGTCACGCCATGTTCACCTGCACCGGCAGCGAGGCCAACGATCTCGCCATCCGCATTGCCCAGCATGCCAGCGGTGGCACCGGCGTCATCATCACCGACTTCGCCTATCACGGCGCCACGATCGCCACCGCGCAGCTCTCGCCGGCGGCGGTCGGGGCAAAGGGCGTGCCCGCGCAGCATCGGACCGTGGCAGCGCCGGACACGTTTCGCGACCATGGCCGCGCCGCGCGCGATTTCGCCAGAAATGTCGCCGCCGCCATCGAGGACATGCGTGCGCAAAACATCCGTCCGGCGGCGTTGCTTCTCGACTCGGCCTTCTCCAGCGACGGCATCTTCTTTCCCGACGCGGCGGCGATGCGCGAGGCAGCCGATCACGTCAGGAGGGCCGGCGGCATCGTCATTGCCGATGAGGTCCAGTCGGGCTTCGGCCGGCTCGGCCAGGGCATGTGGGGCTTCGCCAATTACGGCATCGAGCCCGATATCGTCACCATGGGCAAGCCGATCGGCGACGGGCATCCGATGGGCGCGGTGATCGTGCGGCCACAGCTTGTCGCCTCCTTCGGTTCGAACACCGGTTACTTCAACACGTTCGGCGGCAATCCGGTGGCGGCCGCCGTCGGTATCGCCGTGCTCGACGTGATCGAAGGCGAGGGGCTGATCGAGAACGCGCGCAATGTCGGCGCCTATACCGGGGAGCTGCTTCGCGCGCTGCAGAGCCGGCACGGCATGGTTGCAGACGTCAGGCACAACGGCCTTTATTTCGGCGTCGAACTGACGGCGGAGGGCGACGAGACGCTGGCCGCCACCAAGACAGCGGCGGTGGTCGAAGCCATGCGCCAGGACGGCGTGCTGATCTCGTCCTGCGGCCCGCGCGGCAATGTGCTGAAGATCAGGCCGCCTTTGCCATTTGCCAGGGACAATGCCGAGCAACTGGCTGAGACGCTCGATCGCGCCTTGTCGCAATGGTGA
- a CDS encoding DUF3830 family protein has product MTSIRITEPRSKLSVTALLLPERAPENAAFLMAYLAAPRVVPGIHAMWTGPEISCPVPSADLDGQSYARPLPGENATLTPQPGDIVLSYVPPRMWGGNPNAIFDIGLYYGPGARLLFPIGWLAGSVVAQVRAEERDQFAAACGVIRRNGACDITFSLVEA; this is encoded by the coding sequence ATGACTTCCATCAGGATCACCGAGCCACGCTCGAAGCTTTCCGTGACGGCGCTACTGCTGCCTGAAAGGGCGCCGGAAAACGCTGCCTTTCTCATGGCCTATCTCGCTGCACCACGCGTCGTTCCCGGCATCCATGCCATGTGGACGGGACCCGAGATTTCTTGTCCGGTTCCGTCAGCCGATCTCGATGGCCAGTCCTACGCCAGACCCTTGCCGGGCGAGAACGCGACGCTGACGCCACAGCCGGGCGACATCGTGCTTTCCTACGTGCCGCCACGCATGTGGGGCGGCAATCCCAATGCGATCTTCGACATCGGTCTCTACTACGGTCCCGGGGCGCGCCTGCTGTTCCCGATCGGCTGGCTCGCCGGCAGTGTGGTGGCGCAGGTACGAGCCGAGGAGCGCGATCAGTTCGCCGCCGCCTGTGGCGTCATACGGCGCAATGGCGCCTGCGATATCACCTTCAGCCTGGTGGAGGCCTGA
- a CDS encoding NAD(P)/FAD-dependent oxidoreductase: protein MNAVARQEAQGVSLWHAVSRNHRQRPALQGELVVDLAIVGGGFSGLSTALHAAGKGLSVAILEAEFIAWGATGRNAGFVVPNFAKMDPENILAHLGPERGNRLINFAAGSADLVFGLIRQHGIDCDAVQSGWIQPAHSTAALEKVKSRAEQWARRGRPAVTLDRQDVEALTGVRGYLGGWMDRSGGVLNPVAYARGLADAAQKSGARIFERTPVTTIDRVIDGWALKTPSGSVRAGKVLIATNAYGASLNPLLQRTYFPLKVFQIATGPLPREIRTFLLPGGQGVGDTRRNLFTFRFDADNRLISGGMHILSAGADTRVPQTIWRRLARHLDLPDLPPLAYGWLGMAAVEPDFLPHLLDLGPGLIAGRACNGRGIAMTTAMGKVLADWAAGADARDLPLPFALPAPIPFHAVLRHAPNMLLGWSMLRDRMDEMG from the coding sequence ATGAACGCGGTGGCCCGGCAGGAGGCGCAAGGCGTTTCGCTCTGGCACGCCGTCAGCCGAAACCATCGCCAGCGGCCAGCGCTGCAAGGCGAGCTCGTTGTCGACCTCGCCATTGTCGGCGGCGGCTTTTCGGGTCTTTCAACCGCGCTGCACGCCGCCGGGAAAGGACTCTCGGTCGCCATTCTCGAAGCCGAATTCATCGCCTGGGGCGCGACCGGCAGGAATGCCGGCTTCGTCGTGCCGAACTTCGCCAAGATGGATCCGGAAAACATCCTTGCCCATCTCGGCCCCGAGCGAGGCAACAGACTGATCAATTTTGCCGCCGGCAGTGCCGATCTGGTGTTCGGCCTGATCAGGCAGCATGGCATCGACTGCGACGCCGTGCAGAGCGGCTGGATCCAGCCGGCGCATTCGACTGCGGCGCTGGAAAAGGTCAAGTCCCGCGCCGAACAATGGGCGCGGCGCGGCAGGCCCGCGGTTACCTTGGACCGTCAGGATGTCGAGGCGCTGACGGGCGTGCGCGGCTATCTCGGTGGCTGGATGGATCGTTCGGGTGGCGTGCTCAACCCTGTCGCCTATGCGCGCGGCCTGGCCGATGCGGCGCAGAAGTCCGGAGCGAGGATTTTCGAACGAACACCGGTCACCACGATCGATCGCGTGATCGATGGCTGGGCACTGAAAACGCCGTCGGGATCGGTGCGCGCCGGCAAGGTGCTGATCGCCACCAATGCCTATGGTGCGTCGCTCAATCCGCTGCTGCAGCGAACCTACTTTCCGCTGAAGGTTTTCCAGATCGCGACTGGGCCCCTGCCGCGCGAAATCCGCACATTTCTGCTGCCGGGAGGACAGGGCGTCGGCGACACCAGGCGCAATCTCTTCACCTTCCGCTTCGACGCCGACAACCGGCTGATCAGCGGCGGCATGCACATCTTGAGCGCCGGCGCCGACACGCGCGTGCCACAGACAATCTGGCGACGGCTCGCCAGGCATCTCGACCTGCCGGACCTGCCGCCGCTTGCCTATGGCTGGTTGGGAATGGCTGCCGTCGAACCGGATTTCCTGCCGCATCTCCTGGACCTTGGGCCGGGCCTGATCGCCGGCCGCGCCTGCAACGGGCGCGGCATTGCCATGACGACGGCGATGGGCAAGGTGCTGGCCGACTGGGCGGCCGGCGCCGACGCGCGTGACCTGCCGCTGCCGTTTGCGCTGCCGGCACCGATCCCGTTCCACGCCGTGCTGCGGCATGCGCCCAACATGCTGCTGGGCTGGAGCATGCTGCGCGACCGGATGGACGAGATGGGATAG
- a CDS encoding ABC transporter ATP-binding protein: protein MSEAVLDVRNLEAGYEPGVPIVRGASITVGKGEIVVVLGPNGAGKSSFIKAIAGLVPITGGSVFLDGKDITAAPAHTMVRLGLAFVPQTENIFPLMSVEDNLKVACGILERREIPARIEEMYAAFPDLVRQRRTAAGNLSGGQRQMLAVARALIVHPKVLVLDEPSAGLSPKFVSMVFEMLAGIRKSGVTILLVEQNAKAALAIGDRAYVLVEGKDRHEGVASQLWNDPVVAELYLGQRPLKSGGGAA from the coding sequence ATGAGCGAAGCGGTCCTCGATGTCCGTAATCTCGAAGCCGGTTATGAACCAGGGGTGCCGATCGTGCGCGGCGCCTCGATCACCGTCGGCAAGGGCGAGATCGTTGTCGTGCTCGGCCCCAACGGCGCCGGCAAATCGAGCTTCATCAAGGCGATCGCCGGCCTCGTGCCGATCACCGGCGGCTCGGTTTTCCTCGACGGCAAGGACATCACCGCGGCACCCGCCCACACCATGGTTCGGCTTGGCCTGGCCTTCGTGCCGCAAACCGAAAATATCTTTCCGCTAATGTCGGTCGAGGACAATCTCAAGGTTGCCTGCGGCATCCTCGAACGGCGCGAAATCCCTGCCCGCATCGAGGAAATGTATGCAGCCTTTCCCGACCTCGTCCGCCAGCGCAGGACCGCCGCCGGCAACCTCTCGGGCGGGCAGCGGCAGATGCTCGCCGTCGCGCGGGCGCTGATCGTCCACCCCAAGGTGCTGGTGCTGGACGAGCCGTCGGCCGGCCTGTCGCCGAAATTCGTCTCGATGGTGTTCGAGATGCTGGCCGGCATCCGCAAATCCGGCGTCACCATCCTTTTGGTCGAGCAGAACGCCAAGGCAGCGCTTGCCATCGGCGACCGCGCCTATGTGCTGGTCGAAGGCAAGGACCGGCACGAGGGTGTCGCCTCGCAACTGTGGAACGATCCGGTGGTGGCCGAACTCTATCTCGGCCAACGTCCGCTCAAGTCCGGAGGAGGCGCGGCATGA
- a CDS encoding branched-chain amino acid ABC transporter permease, producing MSLQFVVDGLLTGSMIGLGAIGVTLTYSILRFSNFAHGDFMAWGTYATLAVVSAIGVMFGKVAPIAPLSFGWPLIVALIVGMAFTALLALLLDKVLFARLRSQGQAIIVVMASFGASMALRSLLEFTFTSRPTYFSRAIQIAMPVGFGIRITPDQIALLLLTAVLVLGVHLLMTRTQTGRAMQALSQNAALARIVGIDVASVVRVTWIIGGALACVAGVMIGILVQIRPFMGFDMLLPMFAAAILGGIGSIPGAVLGGLIIGLAEAGAVQLVGAEWRAAVSFVILMAVLFVRPIGLFGVRER from the coding sequence ATGAGCCTGCAATTTGTCGTCGACGGATTGCTGACCGGTTCGATGATCGGCCTGGGCGCCATCGGCGTGACGCTGACCTATTCGATCCTGCGCTTCTCGAACTTCGCCCATGGCGACTTCATGGCCTGGGGCACCTATGCGACGCTGGCCGTGGTCAGCGCCATCGGCGTGATGTTCGGCAAGGTGGCGCCGATCGCGCCGCTGTCCTTTGGCTGGCCGCTGATCGTCGCGCTGATTGTCGGCATGGCATTCACCGCGCTGCTGGCGCTGCTGCTCGACAAGGTGCTGTTCGCACGGCTGCGCTCGCAAGGCCAGGCGATCATCGTGGTGATGGCAAGCTTCGGCGCCTCGATGGCGCTTAGAAGCTTGCTCGAATTCACCTTCACCTCGCGGCCGACCTATTTCAGCCGGGCGATCCAGATCGCCATGCCGGTCGGCTTCGGCATTCGCATCACGCCCGATCAGATCGCACTGCTGTTGCTGACCGCCGTGCTCGTGCTCGGCGTGCATCTGTTGATGACGCGCACGCAAACCGGCCGCGCCATGCAGGCGCTGAGCCAGAACGCAGCGCTTGCCCGCATCGTCGGCATCGACGTCGCCAGCGTCGTGCGCGTCACCTGGATCATCGGCGGGGCACTGGCCTGCGTCGCCGGCGTGATGATCGGCATTCTGGTGCAGATCCGCCCCTTCATGGGCTTCGACATGCTGCTGCCGATGTTTGCAGCCGCAATTCTCGGCGGCATAGGCAGCATCCCGGGCGCGGTGCTCGGCGGGCTGATCATCGGGCTCGCCGAAGCCGGCGCGGTGCAGCTGGTCGGCGCGGAATGGCGCGCCGCGGTCTCATTCGTCATCCTGATGGCGGTGCTGTTCGTACGGCCGATCGGCCTTTTCGGTGTGAGGGAACGCTGA
- a CDS encoding GntR family transcriptional regulator, whose amino-acid sequence MQKAAIEKNNEAIAAQLAPVGRETVQDRVYSELRRALIGGLFEPSQVLTIRGLADALVTSTMPVREALGRLITEKALEALPNRSVRVPPITLERIDDLLRARILIEGEAIALAAARMGPRQIAAIETILAEWDEMRALKHKKDVDREVTLNQSFHFEIYRCCGSAVLIPMIESLWLQSGPCIRVAIYAFSEAGEVDTAQYHRRIVTALATQDAQAARESLVADISRPFTFLRSKLQTAGKDQT is encoded by the coding sequence ATGCAAAAGGCTGCCATTGAAAAGAACAACGAGGCGATCGCTGCCCAGCTTGCGCCGGTCGGCCGCGAAACCGTCCAGGATCGCGTCTATTCGGAACTGCGTCGCGCCCTGATCGGTGGCCTGTTCGAGCCGAGCCAGGTGCTGACCATACGTGGGCTGGCCGATGCGCTGGTCACCTCGACCATGCCGGTGCGCGAGGCGCTCGGGAGGCTGATCACGGAAAAGGCGCTGGAGGCATTGCCCAACCGTTCGGTGCGCGTGCCGCCGATCACGCTGGAGCGCATCGATGATCTGTTGCGGGCCCGCATCCTGATCGAGGGCGAGGCGATCGCGCTCGCCGCCGCCCGCATGGGTCCGCGCCAGATCGCCGCCATCGAGACCATCCTAGCCGAATGGGACGAGATGCGGGCGCTGAAACACAAGAAGGATGTCGATCGCGAGGTGACGCTCAACCAGAGTTTTCATTTCGAGATCTATCGCTGCTGCGGCTCGGCGGTGCTGATCCCGATGATCGAGAGCCTGTGGCTGCAATCGGGGCCATGCATCCGTGTCGCCATCTATGCCTTCTCGGAAGCCGGCGAGGTCGACACCGCCCAGTATCACCGCCGCATCGTCACGGCGCTAGCCACGCAGGATGCACAGGCCGCGCGCGAGTCTCTGGTCGCCGACATCAGCCGGCCCTTCACCTTCCTGCGCAGCAAATTGCAAACCGCCGGGAAAGACCAGACATGA
- a CDS encoding DUF4440 domain-containing protein, whose protein sequence is MSTINQTLFSRASAEVIDLHRFFVDWFVAARADTVDFARFERAMGDGLSMITPDGHVLDRAAVVDHVRSSRAICDDGFAISIEDIRPGWHDADTIVVFYVEAQLRAGKHSRRQSSAVFTTSSSAPNGVEWRHLHETWLQVPES, encoded by the coding sequence ATGAGCACGATCAACCAGACGCTGTTTTCCAGGGCCAGCGCCGAGGTGATCGATTTGCATCGCTTCTTCGTCGACTGGTTCGTCGCCGCGCGCGCCGACACGGTGGACTTCGCCCGCTTCGAACGCGCCATGGGCGACGGCCTCAGCATGATCACGCCGGATGGCCATGTCCTCGATCGCGCCGCGGTCGTCGATCATGTCCGCTCCAGCCGCGCCATTTGCGACGACGGCTTTGCCATCTCGATCGAGGACATCCGGCCCGGCTGGCATGACGCGGACACGATCGTCGTCTTCTACGTCGAGGCGCAGCTGCGCGCGGGCAAGCACAGCCGCCGCCAGTCGAGTGCCGTCTTCACCACCAGTTCATCGGCGCCCAACGGTGTCGAATGGCGACATCTGCATGAAACCTGGCTGCAGGTGCCGGAAAGCTGA
- a CDS encoding aldo/keto reductase: MTAKTFELGPGYTISRVIRGGWQLAGGHGAIDRSQAIADLIATFDAGIWTYDCADIYTGVEELVGAARLRLASERGLDVAARMKVHTKLVPDLERLAGISRDYIRGIVDQSLRRLKTERLDLVQFHWWDYGQPRYVEAMGWLDELRREGKVRNLGTTNFDTPRLAEILAAGIPLVSQQLQYSVLDQRPANSLADLAAKNGVSFLCYGSVAGGFLSDKWLGAAEPATPLENRSLVKYKLIIDDFGGWDLFQQLLAALKAVGDRHGVDIATIASAWVLQQPQVAAVIVGARNQAHALANAKIMDVALDAEDRARIAAIIAQSPGVEGDVYTLERDRHGRHGSIMHYNLNAGRA, encoded by the coding sequence ATGACCGCCAAGACCTTCGAACTCGGGCCCGGCTACACGATCTCGCGCGTCATCCGCGGCGGCTGGCAGTTGGCCGGCGGGCACGGCGCCATCGACCGCAGCCAAGCAATTGCCGACCTGATCGCCACCTTCGATGCCGGCATCTGGACCTATGATTGCGCCGACATCTACACCGGCGTCGAGGAGTTGGTCGGCGCCGCGCGCCTGCGGCTGGCCAGCGAGCGCGGCCTGGACGTTGCTGCGAGAATGAAGGTGCACACCAAGCTCGTGCCCGACCTCGAGCGGCTGGCCGGCATCAGCCGCGACTACATCAGGGGCATCGTCGACCAGTCGCTGCGGCGGCTGAAGACCGAACGGCTCGATCTCGTTCAGTTCCACTGGTGGGACTATGGCCAGCCTCGCTATGTCGAGGCGATGGGCTGGCTCGACGAGCTCCGGCGCGAAGGCAAGGTGCGCAATCTCGGCACCACCAATTTCGATACGCCGCGGCTGGCCGAAATCCTCGCCGCCGGCATCCCGCTGGTCAGCCAGCAACTGCAATATTCGGTCCTCGACCAGCGGCCTGCTAACAGCCTTGCTGACCTCGCCGCGAAGAACGGCGTCAGCTTCCTCTGCTATGGTTCGGTGGCCGGTGGCTTCCTCAGCGATAAATGGCTTGGCGCCGCCGAGCCAGCCACCCCGCTCGAAAACCGATCCCTGGTCAAATACAAGCTGATCATCGACGACTTTGGCGGCTGGGACCTGTTTCAGCAGCTGCTTGCGGCACTGAAAGCCGTCGGCGACCGCCACGGCGTCGACATTGCCACCATCGCCAGCGCCTGGGTGCTGCAGCAGCCGCAAGTGGCGGCCGTGATCGTCGGAGCCCGCAACCAGGCGCATGCGCTGGCCAATGCCAAAATCATGGATGTCGCGCTTGACGCCGAGGATCGGGCACGGATTGCTGCCATCATCGCGCAAAGCCCTGGCGTCGAGGGCGATGTCTACACGCTGGAGCGCGACCGCCATGGTCGCCACGGCTCGATCATGCACTACAATCTCAATGCAGGCCGGGCATGA
- a CDS encoding ABC transporter ATP-binding protein, with protein MSEAAERQGHRAPVLMAKNVVRRFGGLVAVNDVSFDVRSGEILGLIGPNGAGKTTMFDLLAGSLLPTSGEILLNGASVSGEAAHLRIGRGLGRTFQIPRPLPNLTLIENIMLAAQGQAGEKLLANFVTPWRVAAQERAARTKALELLELVTLTHLAREPARVLSGGQRKLLELARVMMADPAIILLDEPAAGVNATLLEVIIDRIRDINRRGITFLLIEHNIDMVTRLCHRVLVMASGQLLSEGTAEEVARDPRVIEAYLGGTA; from the coding sequence ATGAGCGAGGCAGCGGAACGGCAAGGGCACCGTGCGCCGGTTCTGATGGCAAAGAATGTCGTCAGGCGGTTCGGCGGCCTCGTTGCCGTCAACGATGTCTCGTTTGATGTCAGATCGGGAGAAATCCTCGGCCTGATCGGACCGAATGGCGCCGGCAAGACGACGATGTTCGATCTGCTCGCCGGCAGCCTATTGCCGACCAGCGGCGAGATCCTGCTCAACGGCGCCAGCGTCTCGGGCGAAGCCGCTCATCTGCGTATCGGCCGTGGCCTTGGCCGCACCTTCCAGATCCCGCGCCCACTGCCCAATCTGACGCTGATCGAAAACATCATGCTGGCGGCACAGGGCCAGGCCGGCGAGAAGCTGCTCGCCAATTTCGTCACGCCATGGCGGGTGGCGGCGCAGGAAAGAGCTGCCAGGACCAAAGCGCTCGAACTTCTGGAACTCGTCACCCTCACCCACCTCGCGCGGGAGCCGGCGCGCGTGCTTTCCGGCGGCCAGCGCAAGTTGCTCGAACTTGCCCGGGTCATGATGGCCGACCCGGCGATCATCCTGCTCGACGAACCGGCGGCCGGCGTCAATGCGACATTGCTCGAAGTCATCATCGATCGCATCCGCGACATCAACAGGCGCGGCATCACCTTCCTCTTGATCGAACACAACATCGACATGGTGACGCGGCTTTGCCACCGCGTCCTGGTCATGGCGAGCGGCCAGTTGCTCAGCGAAGGCACGGCTGAAGAAGTCGCCCGCGACCCGCGCGTCATCGAGGCCTATCTCGGAGGCACGGCATGA
- a CDS encoding TIGR04076 family protein, translating to MADDSFELFDLRVEAVVPEGKPIYCGAKAGDYFELKGEMLSMPAGQSFSIYSLASVLPFLAAKQRPTDRNDWMTSDAEIACPDPNCASRLRIVRLAKRRFSHAATTAVPLPKENDPT from the coding sequence ATGGCCGACGACAGTTTCGAGCTCTTCGATCTTCGCGTCGAAGCGGTCGTCCCCGAGGGCAAACCGATCTATTGCGGCGCCAAGGCCGGCGACTATTTCGAGCTCAAGGGCGAGATGTTGTCCATGCCGGCAGGGCAGAGTTTTTCGATCTATTCGCTTGCGTCCGTGTTGCCGTTTCTCGCGGCAAAGCAGCGCCCGACCGACCGGAATGACTGGATGACATCGGATGCCGAAATCGCCTGTCCCGATCCCAATTGCGCCAGCCGGCTGCGGATCGTCAGGCTGGCCAAGCGGCGGTTCAGCCATGCCGCAACCACGGCCGTGCCGCTGCCGAAGGAGAATGACCCGACATGA
- a CDS encoding GntR family transcriptional regulator yields the protein MLKLEHQTLNDRAYGALKQELISGGFSPGQTLVIRKLAETFGISTTPIREALQRLVAERLLEMQNNRSIIVPLLSAPAFEELTRIRIAVEGLAGEMAASRISESGLIDVQATLAGMQRAIDAGDARVYLSLNEAFHFAVYQHAGAPILLNMIRDLWGRVGPYLKLLMQADRYIPQSNDAHRSIVGALEQRNGPAVRAALEQDIAAAAAVLSENLRMAD from the coding sequence ATGCTGAAGCTCGAACATCAAACCCTGAACGATCGCGCCTATGGCGCGCTCAAGCAGGAGTTGATTTCAGGCGGTTTCAGCCCGGGCCAGACGCTGGTCATCCGCAAGCTGGCCGAAACCTTCGGCATCTCGACGACGCCGATCCGTGAGGCGCTGCAAAGGCTGGTCGCCGAGCGGCTGCTCGAGATGCAGAACAACCGCTCGATCATCGTGCCCTTGCTGTCGGCACCCGCCTTCGAGGAGCTGACGCGCATCCGCATCGCCGTCGAAGGGCTGGCGGGTGAGATGGCCGCGTCGCGGATCAGCGAAAGCGGCTTGATCGACGTACAGGCTACGCTCGCTGGCATGCAGCGGGCCATCGATGCCGGAGATGCCAGGGTTTATCTCTCGTTGAACGAGGCCTTTCATTTCGCCGTTTACCAGCATGCCGGCGCGCCGATCCTGTTGAACATGATCCGGGACCTCTGGGGTCGGGTCGGGCCCTATCTGAAGCTGCTGATGCAGGCCGACCGTTACATTCCCCAATCGAACGACGCCCATCGCAGTATTGTTGGCGCGTTGGAGCAGCGCAATGGCCCTGCTGTCAGGGCCGCGCTTGAACAGGACATCGCGGCGGCGGCCGCGGTTCTCTCGGAAAATCTGCGCATGGCCGACTGA
- a CDS encoding branched-chain amino acid ABC transporter permease has protein sequence MMDLVGYGAFFLTTALIFSLITLGLNLQWGLTGLFNVGLAGFVAIGAYTSALLTTPDDAARLGGFGLPILVGWAGAMVVGGIAAALTGMATLRLRSDYLAITTFGVAVVVQLVALNAQKLTGGPFGIGFIPRPFGSLAETPLLFNLSNLAVVAAVTLIAYLALEHLSRSPWGRVLKALREDERAAISLGKSARFYRVQAFAVGGAIMALAGALQAHFTGFIAPDNYLPILTFQVWVMLIVGGSGSNLGAVIGSILVWGIWAGSGTLTSVLFPPEQQARAASLQIAAIGVMLCVILLIRPNGLLGDRPRRLRFGKRAKAAAAKSGSGS, from the coding sequence CTGATGGACCTCGTCGGCTACGGCGCCTTCTTCCTGACCACCGCGCTGATCTTTTCGCTGATCACGCTGGGGCTCAACCTGCAATGGGGGCTGACCGGCCTGTTCAATGTCGGTCTCGCCGGCTTCGTCGCGATCGGCGCCTATACATCGGCACTGCTGACCACACCGGACGATGCCGCGCGGCTCGGTGGCTTCGGCCTGCCGATCCTCGTCGGCTGGGCGGGTGCCATGGTCGTCGGCGGCATTGCCGCGGCGCTGACCGGTATGGCCACGCTGCGCCTTCGATCGGACTATCTCGCCATCACCACATTCGGCGTCGCCGTGGTCGTGCAACTGGTCGCGCTCAATGCACAGAAGCTGACCGGCGGCCCGTTCGGCATCGGCTTCATCCCGCGTCCTTTCGGCAGCCTTGCCGAAACACCGCTGCTGTTCAACCTGTCCAACCTTGCCGTGGTCGCGGCAGTGACACTGATCGCCTATCTCGCCCTGGAGCACCTGTCGCGCAGCCCGTGGGGACGCGTGCTGAAGGCGCTGCGCGAGGACGAGCGAGCGGCGATATCGCTCGGCAAGAGCGCGCGCTTCTATCGTGTCCAGGCCTTTGCGGTCGGGGGCGCCATCATGGCGCTGGCCGGGGCGCTGCAGGCGCATTTCACCGGCTTCATCGCGCCGGACAACTATCTGCCGATCCTCACCTTCCAGGTCTGGGTAATGCTGATCGTCGGCGGCTCCGGCAGCAATCTCGGCGCGGTGATCGGCAGCATCCTGGTGTGGGGGATATGGGCTGGATCCGGCACGCTCACCAGTGTGCTGTTCCCGCCCGAGCAGCAGGCGCGCGCGGCCTCGCTGCAGATCGCCGCCATCGGCGTCATGCTCTGCGTGATCTTGCTGATCCGGCCGAACGGATTGCTCGGCGACAGGCCACGGCGGCTGCGCTTCGGCAAGCGAGCGAAAGCGGCCGCGGCCAAGAGCGGTTCAGGATCATGA